A window from Vulcanimicrobium alpinum encodes these proteins:
- a CDS encoding aquaporin: protein MIARATVAEFIGTLLLLTAVVGSGIMAQRLCGGNVGLALLANAIATAGALIALILAFGPVSGAHFNPAVTLADAWENREHRARVPAFIAAQCAGALAGTGLADAMFGLPPWFASHHARSGTPLLASEFVATFGLLAVIAGCSRVRSTATPFAVAAYIAGAYWFTPSTSFANPAVTIARALTDTFAGIRPLDAPGFIVAQFAGGAAAVALFAWLLPLAGSRDASLAGGDAVG, encoded by the coding sequence GTGATCGCCCGCGCGACGGTCGCGGAATTCATCGGGACCCTGCTGCTGCTGACGGCCGTCGTCGGCTCCGGCATCATGGCGCAGCGGCTCTGCGGCGGGAACGTCGGGCTCGCGCTGCTCGCGAACGCGATCGCCACCGCCGGCGCGCTGATCGCGCTCATCCTCGCGTTCGGGCCCGTCAGCGGCGCGCACTTCAACCCCGCCGTGACGCTCGCCGACGCCTGGGAAAACCGCGAGCACCGCGCGCGCGTTCCGGCGTTCATCGCCGCGCAATGCGCCGGCGCGCTGGCCGGGACCGGGCTCGCCGACGCGATGTTCGGCCTGCCGCCGTGGTTCGCGTCGCATCACGCGCGCAGCGGCACGCCGCTGCTTGCGAGCGAGTTCGTTGCGACGTTCGGCCTGCTCGCGGTGATCGCCGGGTGCTCGCGCGTGCGTTCGACGGCGACGCCGTTTGCTGTTGCGGCCTACATCGCAGGAGCGTACTGGTTCACGCCGTCGACGTCGTTTGCGAACCCGGCGGTCACGATCGCGCGCGCGCTCACCGATACATTCGCCGGGATCCGTCCGCTCGACGCGCCGGGCTTCATCGTCGCGCAGTTCGCGGGCGGCGCGGCCGCGGTCGCGCTGTTCGCCTGGCTGCTCCCGCTCGCCGGCTCCCGCGACGCCTCGCTTGCGGGCGGTGACGCCGTCGGCTAG
- a CDS encoding arsenate reductase ArsC: MKDNVLFVCVHNSARSQMAEAFLPAAAGDLFDVFSAGIEAGAMNRLVVDVMAEIGFDLSRAYAKPLSAPEIAGRAYRYVITVCAESDGERCPVVPTQGRREHWSFPDPSALTGTIDERRAQTRRIRDAIRDTVEAWAAARRAERTRAAP; this comes from the coding sequence ATGAAGGACAACGTGCTCTTCGTCTGCGTGCACAACAGCGCCCGCAGTCAGATGGCGGAGGCGTTTCTGCCCGCGGCGGCGGGCGATCTCTTCGATGTCTTCAGCGCCGGGATCGAAGCTGGCGCGATGAACCGGCTGGTCGTCGACGTGATGGCGGAGATCGGCTTCGACCTCTCGCGCGCGTACGCCAAGCCGCTCTCCGCGCCGGAGATCGCCGGGCGCGCGTACCGGTACGTGATCACGGTCTGCGCCGAGAGCGACGGCGAGCGCTGTCCCGTGGTGCCCACGCAGGGGCGGCGCGAGCACTGGTCGTTTCCCGACCCCTCCGCGCTGACCGGAACGATCGACGAACGGCGGGCGCAGACGCGGCGGATTCGCGATGCGATCCGCGACACCGTGGAGGCGTGGGCCGCCGCACGGCGTGCCGAACGCACGAGGGCCGCTCCGTGA
- a CDS encoding ArsI/CadI family heavy metal resistance metalloenzyme has protein sequence MKMHLNLGTRDLERSVAFYGTLLGAAPAKRLPDYALFVTEEPGLELALDLDAQARAGEAEHFGIVVDSTDAVDAQIARLEREGFAVDVERDETCCYAKQTKVWASDPDGRRWETYVVHEETETRDGDACCA, from the coding sequence ATGAAGATGCATCTCAATCTTGGGACGCGGGATCTCGAGCGCAGCGTGGCGTTCTATGGGACGCTGCTGGGGGCGGCACCGGCGAAGCGGCTTCCCGATTATGCGCTGTTCGTCACCGAGGAGCCGGGGCTCGAGCTGGCGCTCGATCTGGATGCGCAGGCGCGCGCCGGTGAGGCCGAGCACTTCGGCATCGTCGTCGATTCGACCGACGCGGTCGACGCGCAGATCGCACGACTCGAACGCGAAGGCTTCGCGGTCGACGTCGAGCGCGACGAAACGTGCTGCTACGCGAAGCAGACGAAGGTGTGGGCGAGCGATCCCGACGGCCGGCGCTGGGAGACGTACGTCGTGCACGAGGAGACCGAGACACGCGACGGCGACGCGTGCTGCGCCTGA
- a CDS encoding ArsR/SmtB family transcription factor: MLFKVLADPHRLAILAILARSDEDVCVCEFTADLPLNQPTVSHHLRLLREADLVTAERRGTWSYYRLKPGVRARIIAALRRVVPESDVA; this comes from the coding sequence ATGCTCTTCAAGGTGCTCGCCGATCCGCACCGCCTGGCGATCCTCGCGATCCTCGCGCGCAGCGACGAGGATGTCTGCGTCTGCGAGTTCACCGCCGACCTGCCGCTGAACCAGCCTACCGTCTCGCATCATCTGCGGCTGCTGCGCGAAGCCGACCTCGTGACGGCGGAACGCCGCGGCACGTGGAGCTATTACCGGCTCAAGCCCGGCGTGCGCGCGCGGATCATCGCCGCTCTGCGGCGCGTCGTCCCCGAGAGCGACGTCGCGTAA
- a CDS encoding glycine--tRNA ligase produces MDEIVALAKRRGFIFQSSEIYGGIGGFFDYGPLGAVLKRNVKDAWWRENVELRDDVVAFDSSIVMHPRTWEASGHVAAFHDKLVDCRNCKHRFRADHLPSLEKCPDCGMTGTLTEPRNFNLMMKTAIGPMEDTSAQAYLRPETAQGIFVNFKNIYQSARKKPPFGIAQIGKSFRNEITPGNFTFRVREFEQAELEFFVPQDGRDLEWFNQWVTARKKWYSDYGVRPDRLRFYELTPEERPFYAKAGIDVEYLFPWGWGELESIAHRGTYDLDRHIEYSGKDLQFFDEATKQKYTPILIESSAGMDRTTLTMLIDAYERETIVDGEKTTERTVLRFHPKIAPVQAGVFPLARNKPELVERAQSIERGLRAHCRTQYDEGNVGQLYRRQDEIGTPFCLMIDYDTLGDATVTVRERDSMKQDRVGQDALEGYLRERL; encoded by the coding sequence ATGGACGAGATCGTCGCCCTTGCGAAGCGCCGCGGCTTCATCTTTCAGTCGAGCGAGATCTACGGCGGCATCGGGGGGTTTTTCGACTACGGTCCGCTGGGCGCCGTCCTCAAACGCAACGTCAAGGACGCCTGGTGGCGTGAGAACGTCGAACTGCGCGACGACGTCGTCGCCTTCGATTCGTCGATCGTCATGCACCCGCGCACGTGGGAAGCGTCGGGACATGTCGCGGCGTTCCACGACAAACTCGTCGACTGCCGCAACTGCAAGCACCGCTTCCGCGCCGATCACCTCCCCTCGCTCGAGAAATGCCCCGACTGCGGGATGACCGGAACGCTGACCGAGCCGCGCAACTTCAACCTCATGATGAAGACGGCGATCGGCCCGATGGAAGACACCTCGGCGCAGGCGTACCTGCGGCCCGAGACCGCTCAGGGCATCTTCGTCAACTTCAAGAACATTTACCAGAGCGCGCGCAAGAAGCCGCCGTTCGGGATTGCACAGATCGGCAAGTCGTTCCGCAACGAGATCACGCCCGGCAACTTCACCTTCCGCGTGCGCGAGTTCGAGCAGGCCGAACTCGAGTTCTTCGTCCCGCAGGACGGCCGCGATCTCGAATGGTTCAACCAGTGGGTCACCGCGCGCAAGAAGTGGTACAGCGACTACGGCGTGCGGCCGGACCGGCTGCGCTTCTACGAACTCACCCCCGAAGAGCGTCCGTTCTACGCGAAGGCCGGGATCGACGTCGAGTATCTCTTCCCGTGGGGCTGGGGCGAGCTCGAGTCGATCGCGCACCGCGGCACCTACGACCTCGACCGCCACATCGAGTACTCGGGAAAAGACCTGCAGTTCTTCGACGAGGCGACGAAGCAGAAGTACACGCCGATCCTGATCGAGAGCTCGGCCGGCATGGATCGCACGACGCTCACGATGCTGATCGACGCCTACGAGCGTGAGACGATCGTCGACGGCGAGAAGACCACGGAGCGCACCGTGCTGCGCTTCCACCCGAAGATCGCGCCGGTCCAAGCCGGGGTCTTTCCGCTGGCGCGCAACAAACCGGAACTCGTCGAACGCGCGCAGTCGATCGAACGTGGGCTGCGCGCGCATTGCCGCACGCAGTACGACGAAGGCAACGTCGGCCAGCTCTATCGCCGTCAGGACGAGATCGGCACGCCGTTCTGCCTGATGATCGATTACGACACGCTCGGCGACGCGACCGTGACCGTGCGCGAACGCGACAGCATGAAGCAAGACCGCGTCGGCCAGGACGCGCTTGAAGGCTACCTGCGCGAGCGTCTCTGA
- a CDS encoding metal/formaldehyde-sensitive transcriptional repressor yields the protein MSHTTRDRDTLLPRVRRIIGQLQAVERALEEEKPCGDVLHLMAAARGAMNGLMGRVLEEHIHAHLGNGSLSRAAQTRAADELIGVVRTYLK from the coding sequence ATGTCACACACCACTCGCGATCGTGACACGCTGCTGCCTCGGGTCCGGCGGATCATCGGCCAACTCCAAGCCGTCGAGCGCGCCCTGGAAGAAGAGAAACCGTGCGGCGACGTCTTGCACCTGATGGCCGCCGCGCGCGGCGCGATGAACGGCTTGATGGGCCGCGTGCTGGAGGAGCACATCCACGCGCACCTCGGCAACGGCAGCCTATCCCGCGCCGCGCAGACCCGCGCGGCCGACGAGCTGATCGGCGTCGTCCGCACCTACCTCAAGTGA
- a CDS encoding heavy metal translocating P-type ATPase produces MSDRAAPEHAVEHTDLIRIALVALAAAAVWFRWWEPYPHVSIIGIVATVAGGWPIFAEAFENLRERTMTMELSMTIALVAALAIGEFFTALVITAFVLAAEVLEGLTVARGRHAIRDLIALMPRAATVRRDGILIDIDASDVRPGDDVVVKPGALLPVDGIVTAGRSFVDQAAIAGESMAVEKAAGAYVYAGTINQSGALDVRADKVGRDTSFGKIVEAVETAERSRAPAQRLADRLSGYLVYFALGAAALTYALTRDPRSTISVVIVAGACGIAAGTPLAILGAIGRAARGGSIIKGGRYLESLSTVDTVVLDKTGTVTYGTPRIARIAAAASGERELLRIAASVEQRSEHPLASAIVARAREDGIALAEPDDFSYVPGRGIRAIVEGEAVFVGNAAFFAYHALAVPVDGTDPGATTVLVARGTDALGTIAIADVVRDEAAGAIAALASMGIRTVLLTGDVQRVAEATGRALGVDEIIAEMLPEQKSAYVAELVQKGRTVAMVGDGINDAPALAAATVGVAMGSGTDVARESADVVLLGNDLARFVETIRIARRTRAIVMQNFAGTLAVDSVGILLAGFGLLNPLLAAFIHVASELTFILNSTRMLPGRAPSPVAQSSSKG; encoded by the coding sequence GTGAGCGACCGCGCTGCGCCCGAGCACGCCGTCGAGCACACCGACCTGATCCGCATCGCGCTGGTCGCGCTCGCCGCTGCGGCGGTATGGTTCCGCTGGTGGGAGCCGTATCCGCACGTCAGCATCATCGGGATCGTCGCGACGGTCGCCGGAGGCTGGCCGATCTTCGCCGAGGCCTTCGAGAACTTGCGCGAGCGCACGATGACGATGGAACTCTCGATGACGATCGCGCTCGTGGCGGCGCTCGCGATCGGCGAATTCTTCACCGCGCTCGTCATCACGGCGTTTGTCCTTGCCGCCGAAGTCCTCGAAGGCCTGACGGTCGCGCGCGGACGCCACGCGATCCGCGATCTCATCGCCCTGATGCCGCGCGCGGCGACCGTGCGCCGCGACGGCATACTGATCGACATCGACGCGTCGGACGTGCGGCCCGGCGACGACGTCGTCGTCAAACCCGGCGCGCTGCTCCCGGTCGACGGTATCGTGACCGCCGGCCGATCGTTCGTCGACCAGGCCGCGATCGCGGGCGAATCGATGGCAGTAGAAAAGGCCGCCGGCGCCTACGTGTATGCCGGCACGATCAACCAGTCCGGGGCGCTCGACGTGCGCGCCGACAAGGTCGGCCGCGACACGAGCTTCGGCAAGATCGTCGAAGCGGTCGAGACGGCGGAACGCTCGCGCGCACCGGCCCAGCGCCTCGCCGACCGGCTCTCGGGCTACCTCGTCTACTTCGCGCTCGGCGCAGCGGCGCTCACCTACGCGCTCACGCGCGATCCGCGCTCGACGATCTCGGTGGTGATCGTCGCCGGGGCATGCGGAATCGCCGCCGGGACGCCGCTGGCGATCCTCGGCGCGATCGGCCGCGCCGCGCGCGGCGGTAGCATCATCAAAGGCGGCCGGTATCTCGAATCGCTCTCCACCGTCGACACGGTGGTGCTCGACAAGACGGGGACGGTGACGTACGGAACGCCGCGCATCGCACGCATCGCCGCGGCTGCCTCGGGCGAACGCGAACTCCTGCGCATCGCGGCGAGCGTCGAACAGCGCTCGGAGCATCCGCTCGCGAGCGCGATCGTCGCCCGCGCACGCGAAGACGGGATCGCGCTCGCCGAGCCCGACGACTTCTCGTATGTTCCCGGCCGCGGGATTCGTGCGATCGTCGAAGGCGAGGCCGTCTTTGTCGGCAACGCGGCGTTCTTTGCCTATCACGCCCTGGCGGTGCCCGTCGATGGCACCGATCCGGGCGCGACGACGGTGCTGGTCGCGCGCGGCACGGACGCTCTCGGCACGATCGCGATCGCCGACGTCGTTCGCGATGAAGCGGCCGGCGCGATCGCCGCGCTCGCATCGATGGGAATACGAACGGTGCTCCTGACCGGCGACGTCCAACGCGTCGCGGAGGCGACGGGCCGCGCGCTCGGCGTCGATGAGATCATTGCGGAGATGCTGCCGGAGCAGAAGAGCGCCTACGTTGCGGAACTCGTGCAGAAGGGCCGCACCGTCGCGATGGTCGGCGACGGCATCAACGACGCGCCGGCGCTCGCGGCGGCGACCGTCGGCGTCGCGATGGGATCGGGGACCGACGTCGCGCGCGAAAGCGCCGACGTCGTCCTGCTCGGCAATGACCTTGCGCGCTTCGTCGAAACGATCCGCATCGCGCGGCGGACGCGCGCGATCGTGATGCAGAACTTCGCCGGCACGCTCGCCGTCGACTCGGTCGGCATCCTGCTCGCGGGCTTCGGCCTGCTGAACCCGCTGCTGGCGGCGTTCATCCACGTCGCCTCGGAGCTCACGTTCATCTTGAACTCGACCCGCATGCTGCCGGGGCGCGCGCCCAGCCCCGTCGCTCAGAGCTCGTCGAAGGGCTGA
- a CDS encoding cupin domain-containing protein, producing the protein MATVTQFAERKNFTQADETRPFAKGRLDVVNVGGHTIGRAVFEPGWKWSECVKPIAKTESCQAAHLGYVISGRMTVVTDDGKTLDFGPGDAMSLPPGHDAWIVGNEPCVVVDFVGFENYAKRT; encoded by the coding sequence ATGGCGACGGTCACCCAATTTGCGGAACGCAAGAATTTCACGCAGGCCGACGAGACGCGACCCTTTGCAAAGGGCCGGCTCGACGTCGTCAACGTCGGCGGGCACACGATCGGACGCGCGGTGTTCGAACCGGGATGGAAGTGGTCCGAGTGCGTCAAGCCGATCGCGAAGACGGAGTCGTGCCAGGCGGCGCACCTGGGATACGTGATCTCCGGGCGCATGACGGTGGTGACCGACGACGGCAAGACGCTCGACTTCGGGCCGGGCGATGCAATGTCGCTGCCGCCGGGACACGATGCATGGATCGTCGGCAACGAGCCGTGCGTCGTCGTCGACTTCGTCGGCTTCGAGAACTACGCCAAGCGGACCTAA
- a CDS encoding DHA2 family efflux MFS transporter permease subunit, which translates to MANEDQRIDVVEQGWRLPVVVLGVLLAPLLETIDSSIVNVALPTIQGNLGATLDQAAWVVTAYIIANVIVIPLTPWMQSRFGRRQYFAATIVGFTVVSVLCGTAGSIEQLIVYRVLQGLFGGGLIATAQVTLRDTFPPEQVGASQGLFAIVILIGPIVAPMIGGVIVDNLSWQWIFFINLVPGAAAAFIIATMLRNPTRPRVLPVDALGVAFLAVGLGSLQFILDEGERRDWYNSVEIQLATFAAIAGLIAFAVWELRGTSRPIVDLRVLRYRAVAAGSLIAIGTAATIFGTILVLPQYTQNVLGFTAYDSGFLLLFRALPVMLLTPVVAGLVGSGRLDARPVMAAGFLLAGIGSLMQVGVTTSETGFWTLVLPLFIAGLGGSMLFIPLLITVQSTTPPNEAPQASALITLAFQLGGSIAGAIAVTLIDRRADLHLDTLAGTANAARIPVQQFLDTHQSVGQLFSAIVTQAQTLAFADEAWLLGIAALCIIPIAFMMPRQPRDLSGVEIEAG; encoded by the coding sequence GTGGCAAACGAGGACCAACGGATCGACGTCGTCGAGCAGGGGTGGCGGCTTCCGGTGGTGGTGCTGGGCGTTCTGCTTGCGCCGCTGCTGGAGACGATCGACTCGTCGATCGTCAACGTCGCGCTGCCGACGATTCAAGGGAACCTCGGCGCCACGCTCGATCAAGCCGCCTGGGTCGTCACCGCCTACATCATCGCCAACGTCATCGTCATCCCGCTGACGCCGTGGATGCAGTCGCGCTTCGGACGGCGGCAGTACTTCGCCGCCACCATCGTCGGGTTCACCGTGGTGAGCGTCCTGTGCGGGACGGCGGGCTCGATCGAGCAGCTTATCGTGTACCGCGTCCTGCAAGGCTTGTTCGGCGGCGGACTGATCGCTACGGCGCAGGTGACGCTTCGCGACACGTTCCCGCCCGAGCAGGTCGGCGCCAGCCAAGGCCTCTTCGCGATCGTGATCCTCATCGGGCCGATCGTCGCGCCGATGATCGGGGGCGTCATCGTCGACAACCTCTCGTGGCAATGGATCTTCTTCATCAACCTCGTCCCCGGCGCCGCGGCGGCGTTCATCATCGCGACGATGCTGCGCAATCCGACGCGCCCGCGGGTGCTGCCGGTCGACGCACTCGGCGTGGCGTTTCTCGCCGTCGGGCTGGGATCGCTGCAGTTCATCCTCGATGAGGGCGAGCGGCGCGATTGGTACAACAGCGTCGAGATCCAGCTCGCGACGTTTGCGGCGATCGCCGGACTGATCGCGTTCGCGGTGTGGGAACTGCGCGGCACGTCCCGGCCGATCGTGGACCTGCGCGTGCTGCGCTATCGTGCGGTGGCGGCCGGCTCGCTCATCGCGATCGGGACGGCGGCGACGATCTTCGGGACGATCCTCGTGCTGCCGCAGTATACGCAGAACGTCCTCGGCTTCACCGCTTACGACTCAGGATTCTTACTGCTCTTTCGCGCGCTGCCGGTCATGCTGCTCACGCCGGTCGTCGCCGGACTCGTGGGGAGCGGACGGCTCGACGCGCGGCCGGTGATGGCGGCCGGGTTTCTGTTGGCGGGGATCGGTTCGCTGATGCAGGTCGGGGTGACGACGAGCGAGACCGGTTTCTGGACGCTGGTGCTGCCGCTGTTCATCGCCGGACTCGGCGGATCGATGCTGTTCATCCCGCTGCTAATCACCGTGCAGAGCACCACCCCGCCGAACGAAGCGCCGCAGGCCAGCGCGTTGATCACGCTCGCGTTTCAGCTCGGCGGCTCGATCGCCGGCGCCATCGCGGTCACGCTGATCGACCGCCGCGCCGATCTTCACCTCGACACTCTCGCCGGCACGGCGAACGCCGCGCGCATCCCGGTGCAGCAGTTCCTCGACACGCATCAGTCGGTGGGCCAACTTTTTTCAGCGATCGTGACGCAGGCGCAGACGCTCGCCTTCGCCGACGAGGCGTGGCTGCTCGGGATCGCGGCGCTGTGCATCATCCCGATCGCGTTCATGATGCCGCGTCAGCCGCGCGACCTGAGCGGTGTGGAGATCGAGGCGGGCTGA
- a CDS encoding helix-turn-helix transcriptional regulator has protein sequence MTRIGSLEPGTLGLSTTAFPAATAPDGNAHFVAAQWVCAALRSGRGSITFAGTRYAVDAGTVAWMPPGEVRLAFDETPDVLAVAFVERFRSPLDAWRPFSAPVVRTLDDDAFRRWNRRLDAVAHRLDTGRLDDRDVAGLKRAFLEHFWLRSSPAGRAVLHRAFGELYRSLDAPVRLEEIAARVGYTRNHLSDLFREFTGHPMSAWSLGLRMTRARERLVTTDVPIADVGLAAGYDDAAYFARAFRRYHGVPPHAWRIAHRPADPRYAAVTERKEYARARGVA, from the coding sequence GTGACGCGCATCGGATCGCTCGAGCCGGGGACGCTCGGGCTCAGCACGACCGCATTTCCTGCCGCGACCGCTCCCGACGGCAACGCGCACTTCGTCGCCGCGCAGTGGGTGTGCGCCGCACTGCGCAGCGGCCGCGGATCCATCACCTTCGCCGGTACGCGCTACGCCGTCGATGCGGGGACCGTCGCGTGGATGCCGCCGGGCGAGGTGCGGCTCGCGTTCGACGAGACTCCCGACGTCCTGGCGGTCGCGTTCGTCGAACGTTTTCGCTCGCCGCTCGACGCATGGCGGCCGTTCTCCGCGCCCGTCGTTCGTACGCTCGACGATGACGCGTTCCGCCGCTGGAATCGTCGACTCGACGCGGTGGCGCACAGGCTCGATACCGGCCGGCTCGACGATCGCGACGTCGCCGGCCTCAAGCGCGCGTTTCTCGAGCACTTCTGGCTGCGTTCGTCGCCGGCGGGCCGCGCGGTGCTGCATCGCGCGTTCGGCGAACTGTACCGTTCGCTCGATGCGCCCGTGCGGCTCGAAGAGATCGCCGCGCGAGTCGGCTACACGCGCAACCATCTGAGCGATCTCTTCCGCGAGTTCACGGGTCACCCGATGAGCGCGTGGTCGCTGGGGTTGCGTATGACGCGCGCTCGCGAGCGGCTGGTCACGACCGACGTCCCGATCGCCGATGTCGGCTTGGCGGCAGGCTACGACGACGCTGCGTATTTTGCGCGTGCGTTCCGGCGCTATCACGGCGTTCCGCCCCACGCCTGGCGCATCGCGCACCGTCCCGCTGATCCGCGCTACGCCGCCGTCACCGAACGCAAGGAATACGCGCGCGCACGCGGCGTCGCCTGA
- a CDS encoding GNAT family N-acetyltransferase — protein sequence MTQPELPLTGALCRLRAFDERDDEALLRHANDPAIGRNLRDRFPHPYDIEDAREWIALTRMDRPATNLAIDVDGEVCGSIGIAVGHDIERVSAEIGYWLGRSVWGRGIATDALRLMTEYAFETFDLTRIWAVPFARNLASHRVLEKAGYLREGLLRRAAIKDGEIVGMVMYARVR from the coding sequence ATGACGCAGCCCGAACTTCCCTTGACCGGCGCGCTCTGCAGATTGCGCGCGTTCGACGAACGCGACGACGAAGCGCTGCTGCGCCACGCGAACGATCCGGCGATCGGCCGCAACCTGCGGGATCGTTTCCCGCATCCGTACGACATCGAAGACGCGCGCGAGTGGATCGCGCTCACGCGCATGGATCGCCCCGCGACGAACCTCGCGATCGACGTCGACGGCGAGGTCTGCGGCTCGATCGGGATCGCAGTGGGTCACGACATCGAACGCGTCTCCGCAGAGATCGGCTACTGGCTAGGACGCAGCGTCTGGGGACGCGGGATCGCCACCGACGCGCTGCGGCTGATGACCGAGTACGCCTTCGAGACGTTCGATCTGACGCGGATCTGGGCGGTGCCGTTCGCGCGCAATCTCGCCTCACACCGCGTCCTCGAAAAAGCCGGCTACCTGCGCGAAGGGCTGCTGCGCCGCGCCGCGATCAAGGACGGCGAGATCGTCGGCATGGTCATGTATGCACGCGTGCGCTGA